From Xyrauchen texanus isolate HMW12.3.18 chromosome 9, RBS_HiC_50CHRs, whole genome shotgun sequence, the proteins below share one genomic window:
- the LOC127649592 gene encoding kelch-like ECH-associated protein 1A → MICPKKKRPIKDEDFSAIVVPSMRGHGYLDYTVESHPSRAMKIMDEFRHHELLCDLVLHVTSKDKIVDFKVHKLVLAASSPYFKAMFTSNFKECHASEVTLRDVCPQVISRLIDFAYTSRITVGEKCVLHVLLAAMRYQVEDVARACCDFLTKNLEPSNVIGISRFAEEIGCTELHLLTREYINTHFNEVIKEEEFFSLSHCQLLELISQDSLKVLCETEVYKACIDWVRWNAESRAQYFHALLNAVHIYALPPTFLKRQLQSCPILSKANSCKDFLSKIFQDMTLRKHLPPAPHRGTQLIYVAGGYRQHSLDSLEAFDPRKNVWLKLADMGSPCSGLGACVLFGLLYTVGGRNLSLQNNTESGSLSCYNPMTNQWTQLALLNTPRNRVGVGVIDGSIYALGGSHASTHHNSVERYDPETNHWTFVAPMSVARLGAGVATCGGNLYVVGGFDGDNRWNTVERYQPDTKTWQHVAPMSTVRSGLGVVCLDTYLYAIGGYDGQTQLKTMERYNVARDVWEPMASMNHCRSAHGVTVLQCKIYVLGGFNQGGFLSSVECYCPDSNVWTYVTDMPVGRSGMGVAVTMEPCPGILPEDEEEEEV, encoded by the exons ATGATATGCCCAAAAAAGAAAAGGCCCATCAAAGATGAGGATTTTTCCGCCATCGTAGTGCCCTCCATGAGGGGTCATGGTTACTTGGATTACACAGTTGAAAGTCACCCATCTAGAGCCATGAAAATCATGGATGAGTTTCGCCATCACGAGTTGCTCTGTGACCTGGTTTTACATGTGACGTCCAAGGACAAGATAGTGGATTTTAAG GTGCATAAACTGGTGCTGGCTGCCTCCAGTCCTTACTTCAAAGCCATGTTCACCAGTAATTTTAAGGAATGCCACGCCTCGGAGGTCACCCTGAGAGACGTGTGTCCTCAGGTCATCAGCCGCCTCATTGACTTCGCCTACACCTCCCGCATCACAGTGGGCGAGAAGTGTGTTCTTCATGTCCTCTTGGCTGCCATGCGTTATCAGGTGGAAGATGTGGCCAGAGCTTGCTGTGATTTCCTCACAAAGAACCTGGAGCCGTCTAATGTCATAGGCATCTCAAGATTCGCAGAGGAGATCGGCTGCACTGAATTGCACCTTCTTACTAGAGAGTATATCAACACTCACTTCAATGAG GTAATCAAAGAGGAGGAGTTCTTCAGTCTGTCCCATTGTCAGTTGCTGGAGCTGATTAGTCAGGACAGTCTAAAGGTGCTATGCGAGACTGAGGTCTACAAGGCCTGTATTGACTGGGTCCGCTGGAATGCAGAGAGTCGTGCCCAGTACTTCCATGCCCTCCTCAATGCAGTCCACATCTATGCCTTGCCGCCCACATTCCTCAAACGACAACTGCAATCCTGCCCCATTCTTAGCAAGGCCAACTCCTGCAAAGACTTCCTGTCCAAGATCTTCCAAGACATGACTCTTCGAAAACACTTGCCACCAGCACCCCATCGTGGGACACAGCTTATATATGTAGCTGGGGGTTACAGGCAACACTCCCTGGACTCTTTGGAAGCCTTTGACCCACGGAAGAATGTCTGGCTGAAGTTAGCCGATATGGGATCTCCCTGTAGCGGACTAGGGGCCTGTGTGTTGTTTGGGCTCCTTTATACTGTTGGGGGCCGGAACCTTTCTCTACAGAATAACACAGAATCTGGATCTTTATCCTGCTACAACCCCATGACCAACCAGTGGACCCAGCTAGCTCTGCTTAACACACCCAGAAACAGAGTGGGTGTCGGGGTCATTGACGGGAGCATTTATGCTTTAGGGGGCTCGCATGCCTCTACACATCACAACAGTGTTGAGAG GTATGACCCAGAGACAAACCACTGGACATTTGTTGCACCTATGTCAGTTGCGCGACTGGGGGCTGGTGTTGCCACATGTGGAGGAAATCTATATGTGGTTGGGGGCTTTGATGGGGACAACCGATGGAACACGGTGGAGCGCTATCAGCCAGACACTAAAACCTGGCAGCATGTGGCACCTATGAGCACTGTTCGGAGCGGTCTTG GGGTCGTGTGTCTGGATACCTACCTCTATGCAATTGGTGGCTATGATGGTCAAACCCAACTTAAAACGATGGAGAGGTACAACGTAGCTCGAGATGTGTGGGAACCCATGGCCTCTATGAATCACTGCCGCAGTGCACATGGAGTCACAGTCTTACAATGCAAGATATATGTTTTAG GTGGATTCAATCAAGGGGGCTTCTTGTCCAGCGTGGAGTGCTACTGTCCGGACAGTAATGTATGGACGTATGTAACTGACATGCCTGTTGGCCGCAGTGGAATGGGTGTTGCTGTGACCATGGAACCATGCCCTGGAATTCTGCCagaagatgaggaggaggaggaggtgtaA